Proteins encoded within one genomic window of Triticum aestivum cultivar Chinese Spring chromosome 2D, IWGSC CS RefSeq v2.1, whole genome shotgun sequence:
- the LOC123053754 gene encoding chitinase 5 yields MAKSPMAILALGLAALVLSGAGLVAAQNCGCQPNECCSKYGYCGTDASYCGQDCRSGPCTASGGGSGDPVESVVTDAFFDGIKSQAADGCPGKSFYTRQFFLDGAQANPDFGKGSTSDDGKREIAAFFAHFTHETGHMCSIEENEGASKDYCDETNTQWPCTPGKAYYGRGPLQLSWNYNYGAAGESTGFDGLNSPETVAQDQALTFKAAFWFWMTNVHQAVPSGFGATTRAINGDVECDGKKPDLVSARAGYYTDYCQQFGVDPGNNLTC; encoded by the exons ATGGCGAAGTCGCCCATGGCGATCTTGGCTCTCGGGCTAGCAGCACTAGTCCTATCCGGCGCCGGGCTGGTGGCCGCGCAGAACTGCGGCTGCCAGCCGAACGAGTGCTGCAGCAAGTACGGTTATTGCGGGACCGATGCCAGCTACTGCGGACAAGATTGTCGGTCGGGCCCGtgcacggcgagcggcggcgggagcGGCGATCCCGTGGAGAGCGTCGTCACCGACGCGTTCTTTGACGGGATCAAGTCCCAGGCCGCCGACGGGTGCCCCGGGAAGAGCTTTTACACGCGCCAGTTTTTCCTGGACGGCGCCCAGGCGAACCCCGACTTCGGCAAAGGCAGCACCAGCGACGACGGCAAGAGGGAGATAGCCGCCTTCTTCGCCCACTTCACCCACGAGACCGGAC ACATGTGCTCCATCGAGGAGAACGAAGGGGCGAGCAAGGATTACTGCGACGAGACGAACACGCAATGGCCGTGTACCCCGGGGAAGGCGTACTACGGGCGCGGGCCGCTGCAGCTGTCGTGGAACTACAACTACGGGGCGGCCGGGGAGAGCACCGGGTTCGACGGGCTCAACAGCCCGGAGACGGTGGCGCAGGACCAGGCGCTAACGTTCAAGGCGGCGTTCTGGTTCTGGATGACCAACGTGCACCAGGCCGTGCCCAGTGGGTTCGGCGCGACGACCAGGGCAATCAACGGTGACGTGGAGTGCGACGGCAAGAAGCCAGACTTGGTGAGCGCGCGGGCGGGCTACTACACGGACTACTGCCAGCAGTTCGGCGTCGACCCAGGGAACAACCTCACTTGCTAG